A genome region from Arachis duranensis cultivar V14167 chromosome 8, aradu.V14167.gnm2.J7QH, whole genome shotgun sequence includes the following:
- the LOC107461657 gene encoding dof zinc finger protein DOF3.2 — translation MDPSSGQHHQELENMIGCSTKSQQQERKPRPQPEQALKCPRCDSTNTKFCYYNNYSLSQPRYFCKSCRRYWTKGGTLRNVPVGGGCRKNKRSSNSSSSSTTSSSSNSPAPSSRRPQDHHGFISPNNPLITAFPHLAYDHHPSSSPTSDLTLALARLQKQTMPFDDHDLSILGNPTSSLCDILGNQGLNTHNTSSTGFLEALRTGFQGNNSNNNALHHQNLYYSYGNGDMGEVVDNGAVNAGDMLLPNHYDSEMSNAATQAVSVSTMKQELCSEATKVLGGGAFPWHNSSNGDTNMGEFDSARATWNAGFTSSNWHGLLHSPLM, via the exons ATGGATCCTTCTAGTGGACAACACCATCag GAACTGGAGAACATGATAGGATGCTCCACAAAGAGTCAGCAACAAGAAAGAAAGCCAAGGCCACAACCAGAACAAGCACtcaaatgtccaagatgtgacTCTACCAACACCAAATTCTGCTACTACAACAACTACAGCCTCTCTCAGCCAAGGTACTTCTGCAAATCTTGCAGAAGATACTGGACCAAAGGTGGAACACTCAGGAATGTTCCTGTTGGTGGTGGATGCAGGAAGAACAAGAGAtcttctaattcttcttcttcatcaactACTTCCTCTTCATCTAATTCACCTGCACCCTCTTCAAGGAGGCCTCAAGATCATCATGGATTCATCTCACCTAATAATCCTCTCATCACTGCTTTCCCTCACTTGGCTTATGATCatcatccttcttcttctcccaccAGTGATCTCACCTTAGCCCTTGCAAGGCTCCAGAAACAAACAATGCCTTTTGATGATCATGATCTCTCAATCTTGGGCAACCCCACAAGCTCCCTCTGTGATATTCTTGGAAATCAAGGCCTTAACACCCACAACACTTCATCAACTGGCTTCTTGGAAGCACTTAGAACCGGATTCCAAGGAAACAATAGTAATAATAACGCTCTTCATCATCAGAATCTCTACTATTCATATGGGAATGGGGACATGGGTGAGGTTGTGGACAATGGTGCTGTTAATGCTGGAGACATGTTGCTACCTAATCATTATGATTCAGAGATGAGCAATGCAGCAACTCAAGCAGTGAGTGTCAGCACCATGAAGCAAGAACTATGCAGTGAAGCTACTAAGGTTCTTGGTGGTGGCGCTTTTCCATGGCATAACAGTAGTAATGGGGACACAAACATGGGTGAATTTGATTCAGCAAGAGCAACTTGGAATGCTGGTTTCACATCTTCAAATTGGCATGGCCTTCTCCATAGTCCTCTAATGTAA